The Arabidopsis thaliana chromosome 5, partial sequence genomic interval tggtggagatgaagaagagggagGCAAGTTTAGTGCTTTCATTTCGATGATCGCCGAAGCATTTGAAGAATAGAAATtgtaatttgttatattttgtttattcaaaCTTGCTATCAAATTTAGTATTTGTAATGTTTCCTTCTTAGCAAACTTTGTaatgttattttgatttgaagatTTATAAAATGGTATATAGTTACATATAATGATATTTGTTATGTATTTGAGTAGTTGTAAAAGTAGTTTGAGATAGAAAGTCCTATCTTTTGTTGTGGGGATAAGAGAAATATATCTTACAGTCCCGATGTGATTCGAAGTTTgaagtttctaatttaaattttgaggCTGACACAAAAATATAccaacataaatatatatagttgagtATACATGGTTGACATTTTTAGTTTACATGTATGTATGATTGGTTTTTAATAGTAGCTAGTATGTATTTGTTATAAGATAAAAACATATGACCAAGAACGAGTTAGTGTAGTGGTTAAGCCTCTTAGttaccaaaaatataagaagGTCAGAGATACAATTCAAGTTAGGAGGAGTCTGctcttcaaaaataaaataaaattacatggTCTAAGCCTCGTTATGGAGGATGTACGGGGCCATAACTTCCtagaaatcagaagaaaataaaacttatgGCGgcttgtcttttcttttggtaataaaagaaatatggcggcttgtttttttcaaatagttggatttagaaaaaaataatgcaAGCTAACACCTCTTGCGCGACCATTCCTGGTTTCTAAATTAGGTTCCGGTATTACCGCAAAATTTTGGCACGATGACTGGACGGGTCTTGGTCCCTTAATCGACTTAACCGCCCCTCTTGGACCCCAATTCACTGGTTTGTCTCTTGATGTTGTGGTAAGAGACGTTGTTATTGGTTATACTTGGAGATTCTCCACCTCTAGAAGCAAGAATCATATCATCAACATGCTCAAAAACATTCTACCAAACCCGGAGAACATGATTGAGAGTCAGCATGATGACTCTTATCTTTGGAAGGCTGACCATCATGCTCCCTCAAACATCTTCTCTGCTGCAAAGACTTG includes:
- a CDS encoding RNA-directed DNA polymerase (reverse transcriptase)-related family protein (RNA-directed DNA polymerase (reverse transcriptase)-related family protein; CONTAINS InterPro DOMAIN/s: RNA-directed DNA polymerase (reverse transcriptase), related (InterPro:IPR015706); BEST Arabidopsis thaliana protein match is: RNA-directed DNA polymerase (reverse transcriptase)-related family protein (TAIR:AT4G04650.1); Has 30201 Blast hits to 17322 proteins in 780 species: Archae - 12; Bacteria - 1396; Metazoa - 17338; Fungi - 3422; Plants - 5037; Viruses - 0; Other Eukaryotes - 2996 (source: NCBI BLink).) — encoded protein: MAACSGITAKFWHDDWTGLGPLIDLTAPLGPQFTGLSLDVVVRDVVIGYTWRFSTSRSKNHIINMLKNILPNPENMIESQHDDSYLWKADHHAPSNIFSAAKTWLALYTFAATVPWNKSVWFKGNFLKHAFISWVVTWNRLHTHDKLRN